From the Sulfoacidibacillus ferrooxidans genome, the window CTTGGGGATCTTCGGATCGTTCCAGTAGCGGCTGTCGTTGGAGTTGTCGCGGTTGTCGCCCATCATGAAGTAGTGGCCGGCGGGAATGGTCCACTGGCGGTCGGGCTCGATGCGATAGCGGCTCATTTCCTTGCGGATCAGGTGCTCGGCCTGGCCCAGCTTCTCCTGGTAC encodes:
- the lepB gene encoding signal peptidase I, giving the protein YQEKLGQAEHLIRKEMSRYRIEPDRQWTIPAGHYFMMGDNRDNSNDSRYWNDPKIPKDLLGMVPDRNIVGKAFAVWMSWPDPKMSNLPNFSRVGVIH